From a single Cyclobacterium marinum DSM 745 genomic region:
- a CDS encoding DUF1569 domain-containing protein — translation METIFNQKTVDGLTDRINQLKTTNNAQWGKMNAYQMLKHCTLSEEMFQGKRQYKRLFMGKLFGRMALNGILKDDKPMKKNQPTHPEFKIKGNGNFETEKAKWIDLLNGYNGFSNTNFVHPFFGKMTKEEIGKYIFKHTDHHLRQFGK, via the coding sequence ATGGAAACAATTTTCAATCAAAAAACAGTCGATGGTCTGACAGACCGAATCAATCAATTGAAAACAACCAACAATGCTCAATGGGGGAAAATGAATGCTTACCAAATGCTGAAACATTGTACCTTGAGCGAAGAAATGTTTCAAGGAAAAAGACAATACAAACGCCTATTTATGGGCAAATTATTCGGCCGAATGGCTTTGAACGGAATCTTGAAAGACGATAAACCAATGAAGAAGAACCAGCCTACACATCCGGAATTTAAAATAAAGGGAAATGGAAATTTTGAAACAGAAAAGGCAAAATGGATTGACTTGCTCAATGGTTACAACGGATTTTCAAATACGAATTTTGTACATCCCTTCTTTGGTAAAATGACAAAGGAAGAAATCGGCAAATATATTTTCAAACATACAGACCATCATTTGAGACAATTTGGCAAATAA
- a CDS encoding CatB-related O-acetyltransferase — protein MDKTIKIYKDVNVENTKLGKHVSIGDNSRIVNCNLGEHVRVDRRNYFQNTSIGKHTYTGCDTRIYNATLGKFCSISWHVTIGGGEHKIDRITTHDFLYNPNSNFNIFKTEDWHNRYEKKVEIGNDVWIGAGSVILRGVMIGDGAVVGANSVITKDIPPYAVVAGNPGRIIKFRFSDDIIDRIIKLNWWDLDDSVIINELESFRDGNIIQTLNKLEKLKK, from the coding sequence ATGGATAAAACCATTAAAATATATAAAGATGTAAATGTAGAAAATACAAAATTAGGAAAACATGTAAGTATTGGCGATAATTCAAGAATTGTAAATTGTAATTTAGGAGAACATGTCAGGGTAGATAGAAGAAACTACTTTCAAAACACAAGTATAGGCAAACATACATACACAGGTTGTGACACAAGAATTTATAACGCAACGTTAGGTAAATTCTGTTCTATTTCTTGGCATGTTACTATCGGGGGAGGGGAACATAAAATTGATAGGATTACAACTCATGATTTTTTATACAATCCTAACTCTAATTTTAATATTTTTAAAACCGAGGATTGGCATAACAGATATGAGAAGAAAGTTGAAATAGGTAATGATGTTTGGATTGGAGCGGGTAGCGTTATATTAAGAGGTGTGATGATAGGTGATGGAGCAGTGGTAGGAGCAAACTCTGTAATAACAAAAGATATACCACCATACGCAGTAGTAGCAGGAAACCCGGGAAGGATAATAAAATTTAGATTTTCCGATGATATAATTGATAGAATAATAAAATTAAATTGGTGGGATCTAGATGATTCGGTAATTATAAATGAGTTAGAATCGTTTAGAGATGGGAATATAATTCAAACCCTAAATAAACTAGAAAAGTTAAAAAAATGA
- a CDS encoding ATP-grasp domain-containing protein: MNILLTSVGRRGYIVDYFKQASEDAKIHVCNSVFTVAFRKADFSFIAPKIYENDYIDCLVDYCKIHKIDAIMSLFDIDLVVLGSSEKRFEEIGVNLIHAPLKTLKICNDKWLTYKFSQEINIATPKTYISMEDALKEIESKRVYYPLIIKPRFGMGSIGLYTVNNREELHVLYNKCKNEVFNSYLKYESTDFKEESVLIQEFKKSKEYGLDIINDLNGKYVTVIPKEKVEMRSGETDLGLTVDNARFIDLAKKISQATKHKGIMSVDILADETGTLNLLEMNCRISGHYPVAHCAGVNYPKQLIEWLDKEDTNLENFKYKRDVYVTKELLPVVWE, from the coding sequence ATGAATATATTATTAACCTCAGTAGGTAGAAGAGGCTATATTGTCGATTATTTTAAGCAAGCATCAGAAGATGCTAAAATTCATGTATGTAATAGCGTCTTTACCGTTGCTTTCAGGAAAGCCGATTTTAGCTTTATTGCACCTAAGATATATGAGAATGATTATATTGATTGTTTAGTAGACTATTGCAAAATTCATAAGATAGATGCAATAATGTCATTATTTGACATAGACTTGGTTGTATTGGGGTCGTCGGAAAAGCGATTTGAAGAAATTGGTGTAAATCTAATTCATGCTCCCCTGAAAACCCTTAAAATATGTAACGATAAATGGTTAACATACAAATTTTCACAGGAAATAAATATTGCAACTCCTAAAACATATATTTCCATGGAAGATGCATTAAAGGAAATAGAATCAAAGCGTGTCTATTATCCTTTAATTATAAAACCCAGATTTGGTATGGGTTCTATTGGATTATATACTGTCAATAACAGAGAAGAGCTGCATGTTCTGTATAACAAATGTAAAAATGAGGTGTTTAATTCTTATTTGAAGTATGAGAGTACCGATTTTAAAGAAGAAAGTGTATTGATACAAGAGTTTAAAAAATCGAAAGAATATGGGTTAGATATAATTAACGACTTGAATGGGAAATATGTAACAGTAATCCCAAAAGAGAAGGTAGAGATGCGATCTGGAGAAACAGATTTAGGTTTGACAGTTGATAATGCAAGATTTATTGATTTAGCTAAAAAAATATCCCAAGCAACAAAGCATAAGGGTATTATGTCTGTAGACATACTTGCTGATGAGACCGGCACCTTGAATTTATTGGAAATGAACTGTAGGATTTCGGGACACTATCCAGTTGCTCACTGTGCAGGTGTAAATTATCCAAAACAATTAATAGAATGGTTAGATAAAGAAGATACTAACTTGGAAAATTTTAAGTATAAAAGAGATGTTTACGTAACAAAAGAACTTTTGCCAGTTGTTTGGGAATGA
- a CDS encoding SDR family NAD(P)-dependent oxidoreductase, with the protein MVNVCQTVVPDMLQRNYGDVIIYGSTAGMIVTAKFGAYGATKCANNFYTKVLIEENKKSKVRILLVCPPAVDMPLLKQAEATDQPDIFNNSFFNRYLTSSPEDVVKAVEKSIKNGKKVCNPRSAKISSFLKRFM; encoded by the coding sequence ATGGTTAATGTATGCCAAACTGTGGTTCCTGATATGTTGCAAAGAAATTATGGTGATGTGATTATTTACGGTTCTACGGCAGGCATGATTGTTACTGCAAAATTTGGAGCTTATGGAGCTACAAAATGTGCTAATAATTTTTACACCAAAGTTTTGATTGAGGAAAACAAAAAATCTAAAGTACGAATATTACTTGTTTGCCCACCAGCGGTGGATATGCCACTTTTGAAACAAGCTGAAGCAACAGATCAGCCTGATATTTTCAATAACTCCTTTTTCAATAGATACCTGACCTCTTCTCCTGAAGATGTTGTAAAAGCCGTTGAAAAAAGCATCAAAAATGGTAAGAAAGTCTGTAACCCTAGATCTGCCAAAATATCATCATTTTTAAAAAGATTTATGTAA
- a CDS encoding OmpH family outer membrane protein — translation MVSTIQDKRNELIKPIYDRINEAIKLVAQEQGYNAIFDQQSLLFAEESIDVTAMVKAKLGI, via the coding sequence ATGGTTTCTACCATACAGGATAAACGCAATGAGCTCATAAAACCTATTTATGACCGAATAAATGAAGCGATTAAATTAGTAGCCCAAGAACAGGGTTATAATGCCATTTTTGACCAACAGAGTCTACTATTTGCAGAAGAAAGTATTGATGTTACAGCAATGGTGAAAGCCAAACTTGGTATTTGA
- a CDS encoding Crp/Fnr family transcriptional regulator, with protein MKEVHFLNDIFSSKDFNESELKLILCQFKQVNFSKSEYLLKEGKTENHYWFLERGFVRSFVNDTCGNDITTNFYGQSDIVIDWSSFFLRNPTRENIQALTDCICWQLDFETFQQLFHSIKAFREQGRRRLVSSYFALKNQSVSLIADEAKERYLRLLREKPHIVQNVSQQHIATYLGITKYSLSRIRKEISQ; from the coding sequence ATGAAAGAAGTACATTTTTTAAACGATATATTTTCCTCGAAGGACTTCAATGAAAGTGAGCTCAAATTGATTTTATGCCAATTTAAACAAGTAAATTTTTCTAAAAGTGAGTACCTGCTGAAAGAGGGAAAAACCGAAAACCATTATTGGTTTTTAGAAAGGGGTTTCGTTCGTTCTTTTGTGAATGACACCTGCGGAAATGACATTACAACGAATTTTTATGGTCAAAGTGACATCGTTATTGATTGGTCCTCGTTTTTTTTGCGAAACCCGACCCGTGAAAATATTCAGGCATTGACAGACTGCATTTGCTGGCAATTGGATTTTGAGACATTCCAACAACTATTCCATAGTATAAAAGCTTTTAGAGAACAAGGTCGTAGACGATTGGTAAGTTCCTATTTCGCACTGAAAAACCAAAGTGTATCGTTAATTGCAGACGAAGCAAAAGAACGCTATTTGCGATTGTTAAGGGAAAAACCGCACATTGTTCAAAATGTTTCACAGCAACACATCGCTACCTATTTGGGCATCACTAAATATTCGTTAAGTCGTATTCGCAAAGAAATTTCCCAATAA
- a CDS encoding OmpH family outer membrane protein, whose amino-acid sequence MLQFKLSFAVIGFWLLTATPIHAQSFAYVNSSEILAETPALEQAERNLEAFQKQLQEKGQVMVETFQAKVADLEDKIGKGEITPVEKQNQTELLQKNKRILGNSSWKWFLPYRINAMSS is encoded by the coding sequence ATGCTTCAATTTAAACTATCCTTTGCAGTCATTGGATTTTGGCTCTTAACAGCAACACCTATCCATGCCCAATCTTTTGCCTATGTAAATTCTTCAGAAATTTTGGCCGAAACGCCGGCTTTGGAACAAGCAGAAAGAAATTTGGAGGCGTTTCAGAAACAGCTTCAAGAAAAAGGTCAAGTTATGGTGGAAACTTTTCAAGCTAAGGTTGCCGACTTGGAAGATAAAATTGGAAAAGGTGAAATAACTCCGGTTGAAAAGCAAAACCAAACCGAACTCCTCCAAAAGAACAAGAGAATATTGGGAAATTCGAGCTGGAAATGGTTTCTACCATACAGGATAAACGCAATGAGCTCATAA